One Candidatus Methylomirabilota bacterium genomic window, CTTGACACCGGCGCACTCCTGGACATACTTGAAAGCAGACTGCGAGTATGATTTTTAGTCTGATCGGGAGGCTGGCGTGAAACAGCAGCGCGGGAAGCCCCGGCGGGTGAATCGGGCCCACCTGATCAGCATGGCGGCTGACCTGTTCCGGGCCAAGGGGTTCGATGGCACCACCCTGGAGGACATCAGCAAGCAGACGGGTGTGTCGCGCTTCAAGCTTTACGCGTGGTTCGGGAGCAAGGAGGGGATTCTCAAGGCCGCCTTCGACGCCACCTGGGCGCACATCAACGAGAAGGTGGTGGCCAAGCTCGGTCCCGAGCTGAACTTTCGGCAGACGCTGGACGTCCTCCTCTCTGTCACCCTCGATTTCGCCGAGCGGCGTGACCCGATCGCGGCGCTGTTCCTCCAGTTCTCCAGGCGGGAGGGCATCGACGGGCACCTGCAGCCCGAGGTCCTCCGCTTCAACCGAATCCTGGAGAACGCGATCAACCGGGCGGTGGAGCGGGGAGAGATTCACCCAATAAGGCCCCCGCTGCTCAGGAGCATCCTGTTCGCTCTCGGGGAGGGACTCTTGTACCAGGCGTACCTGGCCGAGAACCGCCCCGGCGTCGAGGTGGGCTTCGAGCTCACAGAGATCCCCCAGGCGCTGATGCGAATCATCGAGCCGCTCTTCACGACGGAGGTGCGTTAGCTATGAAGACGCTGCTGACTCTTGCCGTGATCTTCGCAGTCGCCATCCTCCCGGCGCCGGCCCGGGCTGGAGAGGCCGGAGAGGTTGAAATCAACACGCCAACCCTGCCTGCCACCGCGGATGTGCTGACGCAAGTCAACACGCCAGGCGTCCGGGAGGTGGAGATCAGAGGGCTCAACCTCACCCCGCAGCAGGTGAACGCCGCCTTTCTCTCCACCAATTCGGCGGCGAACGTGCTCGTGCAGATCGGAAGCCAGCTGCGCCCCGGACAAGAGGTTGATTTCCGGACCGTGGATGGCCAGCGGTTTCGCGTTCAGAACGAGGACGGTCAACTCCGCGTGCGCGTGAGAGACACGGTGGTGCAGAACCGGG contains:
- a CDS encoding TetR/AcrR family transcriptional regulator, with translation MKQQRGKPRRVNRAHLISMAADLFRAKGFDGTTLEDISKQTGVSRFKLYAWFGSKEGILKAAFDATWAHINEKVVAKLGPELNFRQTLDVLLSVTLDFAERRDPIAALFLQFSRREGIDGHLQPEVLRFNRILENAINRAVERGEIHPIRPPLLRSILFALGEGLLYQAYLAENRPGVEVGFELTEIPQALMRIIEPLFTTEVR